From a single Chlorocebus sabaeus isolate Y175 chromosome X, mChlSab1.0.hap1, whole genome shotgun sequence genomic region:
- the LOC140710782 gene encoding uncharacterized protein isoform X1 — translation MSWRGRSTYRRRPRRYVEPPEVIGPMLPEQFSDEEVEPPKPEEGEPATQSQDPAPAQDGEDEGASAGQGDGKGRRMPAGVCVCVCACACVHVCVCYALSHSRNRRKEINGKNA, via the exons ATGAGTTGGCGAGGAAGATCGACCTATCGACGTAGACCAAGACGCTACGTAGAGCCTCCTGAAGTGATTGGGCCTATGCTG CCTGAGCAGTTCAGTGATGAAGAAGTGGAACCACCAAAACCTGAAGAAGGGGAACCAGCAACTCAAAGTCAGGATCCTGCACCTGCTCAGGACGGAGAGGATGAGGGAGCATCTGCAGGGCAAGGTgatggaaagggaagaagaatgcccgctggtgtgtgtgtctgtgtgtgtgcgtgtgcgtgtgtgcatgtgtgtgtgtgttatgcatTGTCACATAGCAGGAACAGGAGGAAAGAAATCAATGGAAAGAATGCCTGA
- the LOC140710782 gene encoding G antigen 10-like isoform X2: MSWRGRSTYRRRPRRYVEPPEVIGPMLPEQFSDEEVEPPKPEEGEPATQSQDPAPAQDGEDEGASAGQGPEPEAESQEEVRPTTDYEREDGPDVQEMSLPNPEEVKRPE, translated from the exons ATGAGTTGGCGAGGAAGATCGACCTATCGACGTAGACCAAGACGCTACGTAGAGCCTCCTGAAGTGATTGGGCCTATGCTG CCTGAGCAGTTCAGTGATGAAGAAGTGGAACCACCAAAACCTGAAGAAGGGGAACCAGCAACTCAAAGTCAGGATCCTGCACCTGCTCAGGACGGAGAGGATGAGGGAGCATCTGCAGGGCAAG ggcCGGAGCCTGAAGCTGAGAGCCAGGAAGAGGTTCGCCCGACGACTGATTATGAGCGTGAAGATGGTCCTGATGTCCAGGAGATGAGCCTGCCAAATCCAGAGGAGGTGAAAAGGCCTGAATAA